In the Thermodesulfobacteriota bacterium genome, one interval contains:
- a CDS encoding DNA adenine methylase, translating into MELFATDLERLAFLLEADAALTLDPDTLGTEAAEQSAPEELPPEKRPKYITNYIGSKQKLVDWIWKHTPEGTGTVLDAFSGSAVVAYMYKTKGLQVIANDRLRYCHHAAKAIIENNSVRLSEDEIEALLADNAKAGSFVQDNFKGIFFAKGVHALIDTIRANCDKLSGFKKDIALFGLGKTCMSGKGGFGHFSSSTDYGRRQDTPDEFKDRLRKNLQRINALVFDNDKENKAYRQDINDLLPKAKADLAYFDPPYATEFSTTNYERAYHFVEGLMTYWEGLEIKADTKVKYYETDHKTVTKANASEFFQTFLGNAKHIPHWLISYRDHAYPNEQEMKRIIGSFGKQSRMKSKDHHYAITSKHGEASNAKERLFVCAPGAKASAEREEKPVPMAAAANFHTSIPVDIRLGEGERLTTEAMDVGSAGDPQFSFVLCRTGTNKNGDHFTAEELSGRHMTAVNKKVDLQHSQEFNDIVGGIVAADYLEDDNGGRVECVGELYVHDTPAARLAYKLMKRGIISQVSMECDYQEGECSVCHKRFQNKADYCTHLRKFKGRDFNGQPVFEILHGVTFTGLGLLDRKGADENARILQVASLQSQPDQSQPEGDSTMEDKTKPTDDQAVEAAKKKPAQQEGDPARVTDLEKENRQLKAQVAELQKRVQELEAEQKAAACRSRAKKLLTRLEKQGLSFASEEDREAELKRLAELSDEAFAATEAAYERLPKSAKADKDKEEKPADSDQGGKPAAKASTETPLRSDAGVRPHDVDDRKVSLEDRLRDGFMAAYRNRVGEDSPEHSEINA; encoded by the coding sequence ATGGAACTGTTCGCCACAGACCTGGAAAGGCTGGCGTTTCTACTGGAGGCCGATGCGGCGCTGACTCTCGATCCCGACACGCTCGGGACCGAGGCCGCCGAACAGTCCGCTCCTGAAGAGCTCCCTCCCGAGAAACGCCCCAAGTACATCACCAACTACATCGGCAGTAAGCAGAAGCTCGTCGACTGGATCTGGAAGCATACCCCGGAAGGCACTGGCACGGTGCTGGACGCCTTTTCGGGGTCTGCGGTCGTGGCCTACATGTACAAGACCAAAGGCCTCCAGGTCATCGCCAACGACCGGCTCCGCTACTGCCATCACGCCGCCAAGGCGATCATCGAGAACAACTCGGTTCGCCTGAGCGAGGACGAGATCGAGGCGCTCCTGGCCGACAACGCCAAGGCGGGCAGCTTCGTTCAGGACAACTTCAAGGGCATCTTCTTCGCCAAGGGCGTCCATGCGCTGATCGACACCATCCGCGCCAACTGCGACAAGCTCTCCGGCTTCAAGAAAGATATCGCCCTGTTCGGCCTCGGCAAAACCTGCATGAGCGGCAAGGGTGGCTTCGGCCACTTCTCGTCGTCCACCGATTATGGCCGCCGCCAGGACACTCCCGACGAGTTCAAGGATCGCCTGCGCAAGAACCTGCAGCGCATCAACGCCCTGGTCTTCGACAACGACAAGGAGAACAAGGCATACCGGCAGGACATCAACGATCTGCTGCCGAAAGCCAAGGCGGATCTGGCCTACTTCGATCCGCCTTACGCCACCGAGTTTTCGACCACCAACTACGAGCGGGCCTACCACTTCGTGGAGGGGCTCATGACCTATTGGGAAGGGCTCGAAATCAAAGCCGACACCAAGGTCAAGTATTACGAGACCGACCACAAGACCGTCACCAAGGCCAACGCCAGCGAGTTCTTCCAGACCTTTCTCGGCAACGCCAAGCACATCCCGCACTGGCTGATCTCCTATCGCGATCACGCCTATCCCAACGAGCAGGAGATGAAGCGGATCATCGGCTCCTTTGGCAAGCAGAGCCGGATGAAGTCCAAGGATCACCACTACGCCATCACTTCCAAGCACGGCGAGGCTTCCAACGCCAAGGAGCGTCTGTTCGTCTGCGCTCCCGGGGCCAAGGCCAGCGCCGAGCGGGAGGAGAAACCCGTTCCGATGGCTGCCGCCGCGAACTTCCACACCAGCATCCCCGTGGACATCCGGCTGGGCGAAGGCGAACGCCTCACGACCGAGGCCATGGATGTCGGCTCGGCGGGCGACCCCCAGTTCAGCTTCGTGCTCTGCCGCACCGGCACCAACAAGAACGGCGACCACTTCACCGCCGAGGAGTTGTCCGGTCGGCACATGACGGCCGTGAACAAGAAGGTCGATCTGCAGCATTCGCAGGAGTTCAACGACATCGTTGGTGGCATCGTCGCCGCCGACTACCTGGAGGACGACAACGGGGGCCGCGTGGAATGCGTCGGCGAGCTGTACGTCCACGACACCCCGGCCGCCCGGCTGGCCTACAAGCTGATGAAGCGCGGGATCATCTCCCAGGTCTCCATGGAGTGCGACTACCAGGAAGGCGAATGCTCGGTCTGCCACAAGCGCTTCCAGAACAAGGCCGACTACTGCACCCACCTGCGCAAATTCAAGGGCCGTGATTTCAACGGCCAACCCGTTTTCGAGATTCTGCACGGCGTCACTTTCACCGGACTGGGACTGCTCGACCGCAAAGGCGCGGACGAGAACGCCAGGATTCTGCAGGTGGCGTCCCTTCAGAGCCAGCCCGACCAATCCCAACCCGAAGGAGATTCCACGATGGAAGACAAAACCAAACCCACCGATGACCAGGCCGTCGAAGCGGCCAAGAAGAAACCGGCCCAGCAGGAAGGCGATCCTGCCCGCGTTACCGACCTGGAAAAGGAAAACCGGCAGCTCAAGGCCCAGGTCGCCGAGCTGCAGAAACGCGTCCAGGAACTGGAAGCCGAACAAAAGGCGGCCGCCTGCCGCTCCCGGGCCAAGAAGCTGCTCACCCGTCTGGAGAAGCAGGGACTCTCCTTCGCTTCCGAGGAGGACCGGGAAGCCGAACTGAAACGCCTGGCCGAACTGTCCGACGAAGCCTTCGCCGCCACCGAGGCTGCTTACGAACGCCTGCCCAAGTCGGCCAAAGCGGACAAGGACAAGGAAGAGAAACCCGCCGACAGCGACCAGGGCGGCAAGCCCGCCGCCAAGGCCTCGACGGAAACCCCGCTGCGCAGCGACGCCGGTGTCCGGCCCCACGATGTGGACGACCGCAAGGTGTCGCTCGAGGACCGCCTGCGCGACGGGTTCATGGCCGCTTACCGCAACCGTGTCGGCGAGGACTCTCCCGAACACTCGGAAATCAACGCATAA
- a CDS encoding phage tail sheath subtilisin-like domain-containing protein, producing MPTYLSPGIYTRETDFSFYVKQISTSSAAMVGVAEKGPINKPVLVTSWEQFINRFGSYINESYLAYAARAFFDNGGSVLYVTRIAHLTDPTDRDTLTALKASVVLQNREATPADALRIEAVNEGVWGDRLSVSIEDGSLDPANHFNLVVRHKGDVVEVFKDLSMDETLPNHVELAINDRSDFILVQDLAAVSGTPGDRPALGVFTLTGGDNGLADLADADFIGDPSQHTGLYGFDEIDALNLLMVPGVTTVPVINAGIAYAEGRKDLLFIADMPMHLEPLEAVDFRKGQGMYSHAAFNSSYAALYYPWLEISDPVNSRKKLVPPCGAVAGCIARSDQKTNVWNAPAGIDRGRIFNTLSLAYKTSRGERDVLYPEGINVIAVFPDTGINIWGQKTLQSQPSAVDRINVRRLMMYMEEAISESSRFVVFEPNHPQTWRALGRLINPFLQDIKDKGGLYDFAFQCDEETNTPAVIDRNEMVARVFVKPTKTAEFIELNFILTSTGADFKEII from the coding sequence ATGCCGACCTATCTATCGCCCGGGATTTACACCCGGGAAACGGACTTCAGTTTTTATGTGAAGCAGATCTCGACCTCGTCGGCCGCCATGGTCGGGGTGGCCGAGAAAGGTCCGATCAACAAGCCGGTGCTGGTGACGAGCTGGGAACAGTTCATCAACCGTTTCGGCTCCTACATCAACGAGAGCTATCTGGCCTACGCCGCCCGGGCGTTTTTCGACAACGGCGGCTCGGTCCTTTACGTCACCCGCATCGCCCATCTCACCGATCCCACCGACCGTGACACCCTGACGGCGCTCAAGGCATCCGTCGTCCTGCAGAACCGGGAGGCGACCCCCGCCGACGCCCTGCGGATCGAGGCCGTGAACGAAGGCGTCTGGGGCGACCGACTCTCCGTCTCCATCGAGGACGGCTCCCTTGACCCGGCCAACCATTTCAACCTGGTGGTCCGGCATAAAGGCGATGTGGTCGAGGTGTTCAAGGATCTGAGCATGGACGAGACGCTGCCCAACCATGTGGAGCTGGCGATCAACGACCGTTCGGATTTCATCCTGGTCCAGGATCTGGCAGCCGTGTCGGGAACGCCCGGCGACCGTCCGGCATTGGGCGTGTTCACACTCACCGGCGGTGACAACGGGCTGGCCGATCTGGCCGATGCCGATTTCATCGGCGATCCCTCGCAGCATACCGGCCTCTATGGCTTTGACGAGATCGACGCCCTGAACCTGCTGATGGTTCCCGGCGTCACGACGGTGCCGGTGATCAACGCCGGAATCGCCTATGCCGAAGGGCGCAAGGATCTGCTGTTCATCGCCGACATGCCCATGCACCTGGAGCCGCTCGAAGCGGTCGACTTCCGCAAGGGACAAGGGATGTACAGCCACGCGGCCTTCAACTCCTCCTACGCGGCGCTCTACTACCCCTGGCTGGAGATCAGCGATCCGGTCAACTCGCGCAAGAAGCTGGTGCCGCCCTGCGGCGCGGTGGCGGGCTGCATCGCCCGCAGCGACCAGAAGACCAACGTCTGGAACGCGCCCGCCGGTATCGACCGGGGCCGCATCTTCAACACGCTCTCCCTGGCCTACAAGACCAGCCGTGGCGAGCGCGATGTGCTCTATCCGGAAGGGATCAACGTCATCGCCGTGTTCCCCGACACCGGCATCAACATCTGGGGGCAGAAGACACTGCAGAGCCAGCCCTCGGCCGTGGACCGCATCAACGTCCGCCGCCTGATGATGTACATGGAGGAAGCCATCTCGGAATCCTCCCGCTTCGTGGTGTTCGAACCGAACCATCCCCAGACCTGGCGTGCCCTCGGCCGCCTGATCAATCCCTTCCTTCAGGACATCAAGGACAAGGGCGGCCTCTACGACTTCGCATTCCAGTGCGACGAGGAGACCAATACCCCGGCGGTCATCGACCGCAACGAAATGGTGGCCCGCGTGTTCGTCAAGCCGACCAAGACGGCGGAGTTCATCGAGCTGAACTTCATCCTGACCAGCACCGGCGCGGACTTCAAAGAAATCATCTAA
- a CDS encoding phage tail protein produces MRSGNMPKSLYQNWQFAIEVNGFDVALFHKGQEPKTEFEEVAFAPAGSMFDQKVAGRVKFEDITLEKGTLQDGSDEAAREWIKKQVDVNAVTGGLPADYMRDIDVVRYDRTGNETRRWTLHGAWVKALEYDELEGGNTENTIEKLTICFQYWT; encoded by the coding sequence ATGAGAAGCGGAAATATGCCCAAGAGCCTTTACCAGAACTGGCAGTTCGCCATCGAGGTAAACGGCTTCGACGTGGCCCTGTTCCACAAGGGACAGGAGCCCAAAACAGAATTCGAGGAAGTGGCCTTTGCCCCGGCCGGTTCGATGTTCGACCAGAAGGTGGCGGGGCGGGTCAAGTTCGAGGACATCACCCTCGAGAAAGGCACCCTGCAGGACGGCTCCGACGAGGCGGCACGCGAATGGATCAAGAAACAGGTGGACGTGAACGCCGTCACCGGCGGTCTTCCGGCCGACTACATGCGCGACATCGACGTTGTCCGCTACGACCGCACCGGCAACGAGACTCGCCGCTGGACCCTGCACGGGGCCTGGGTGAAGGCGCTCGAATACGACGAGCTCGAAGGCGGCAACACCGAGAACACCATCGAGAAGCTCACCATCTGCTTCCAATACTGGACCTAA
- a CDS encoding phage tail tape measure protein: MNGDLGLGIVVSMKDAFSQNAQRIRGSMMDLDSTVADASERMTRNLDRIQQGTMMLGAGLALMAVPAALVASTAATQKALGELASLGVQDLRAIEDAAESFTNQWSGADKAAFITATYDVKSALSNLSDEAVGVFTSMAAMTAKATKATTQEMVGTFTTAYGIFKPIMADMNDMEWATAFSGAMAQTVASFKTNGTQMADAIKNIGAVAAASNIPLNEQLAVLGQLQTTMPGSEAGTLYKAFIMKAAEAGDELGLSFTDTSGRLKGVVPILQEIKRQFPDLSNAAAQVKLKKAFGSDEAVKFLLQMSAGMESLEGNIQSVGRAMKTGTAVTEQMADAMNQDIGARFLLLRQQMANLSEILGRTLLPVVTPMINGVSRFILFLQRMAKSMPGVTRVVLGLSMALGTILVVAGAVTAAVGMVGLMLPAIKAGFVAISAALAGVGSAVATYFLPVTAIIAGVILSVYLLKRAWETNFGGIQDVITGAWNKVSLVFRGVRELVGSLSGGVGQMSAELAQKLESAGLMGFVVTVFKAYYRVREALAGLWAAFSHAFGRIRAILEPTVRTLMSAYAALASAVFSVVEIFGVAASATDGSSWRTFGTVIGTVAGVLLQGLAFALKIVAWNLSLIVRALAVVVRSVVWVGKVIVGSLVGATKFIYKFLLPVRMIGEAFVAAGKIVYAVWQVLTGDISLLDGLKAIGGAVYDLLATPFRWARDVVVGVWNFISGIFTSIGRLVADAAGQIGQAILNLPIISTLRDLFATVRSFFAGDTTFFEAGKKLLITLGEGIWSAVTYPFTMLKNALGKLRNLLPFSDAREGPLASLTASGSALLKTLADGMSLTQSLPAKVFGFAARGILSAAAGTWQQIKTAGGNLMDAASAPFRMAGKLWDGLTSGAQTVAAKAGAIFGGLKQSLFGNTPELALTPPQVNAWDALATGAVNLRDRIVATLSAVPGAVGRIFASAGTEGQSLWQRLSSGASAGIQALKDRSTGIANGLLSSARAMLGVQTPIPQVAEQKQPLGATPPAESIGQRIIESVLSLMPRLDERLVPKALSAMLMLQPVMATAAPHPQQMNGTVQTVAAAVEPVSKSYIQPFAVEPAPEIGSASLAPAGIERPKTTAPTPIAKPLQSGLTETVPSERLIAPARTAPAILLRAEESGPGLRELLESLLSRLDGLAERPVELSVTTNIDGRKVAEAVYKDLRERKIRNYETL, translated from the coding sequence ATGAACGGCGATCTCGGACTGGGCATAGTGGTATCGATGAAGGATGCGTTCTCGCAGAACGCGCAGCGCATCCGTGGTTCCATGATGGACCTCGATTCCACCGTGGCGGATGCCAGCGAGCGGATGACCCGCAACCTGGACCGCATCCAGCAAGGGACCATGATGCTGGGGGCGGGACTGGCCCTGATGGCAGTACCCGCCGCCCTGGTCGCCTCCACCGCCGCGACCCAGAAAGCCCTGGGCGAGCTGGCGTCCCTCGGCGTGCAGGACCTCCGGGCCATCGAGGACGCCGCCGAATCCTTCACCAACCAATGGTCCGGTGCCGACAAGGCCGCCTTCATCACCGCCACCTACGACGTGAAATCGGCCCTGTCCAACCTCAGCGACGAGGCGGTGGGCGTATTCACCTCCATGGCCGCCATGACCGCCAAGGCGACCAAGGCCACCACCCAGGAGATGGTCGGCACCTTCACCACGGCCTACGGGATCTTCAAGCCCATCATGGCCGACATGAACGACATGGAATGGGCGACCGCCTTTTCCGGAGCCATGGCGCAAACCGTGGCCTCGTTCAAGACCAACGGCACCCAGATGGCCGACGCCATCAAGAACATCGGCGCGGTGGCGGCGGCGAGCAACATTCCCCTGAACGAGCAGCTCGCCGTGCTTGGCCAGCTTCAGACCACCATGCCCGGCTCCGAGGCGGGCACGCTGTACAAGGCGTTCATCATGAAGGCGGCCGAGGCCGGGGACGAGCTTGGCCTGTCGTTCACCGACACCAGCGGCCGCCTCAAGGGCGTGGTTCCCATCCTGCAGGAGATCAAACGCCAGTTCCCCGACCTCTCCAACGCCGCCGCCCAGGTGAAACTGAAGAAGGCCTTCGGTTCCGACGAGGCGGTCAAGTTCCTGCTGCAGATGTCGGCGGGCATGGAGAGCCTCGAAGGCAATATCCAGTCGGTGGGCCGGGCCATGAAGACCGGCACGGCAGTCACCGAGCAGATGGCCGACGCCATGAACCAGGACATCGGAGCCCGGTTCCTGCTTCTGCGCCAGCAGATGGCCAACCTCAGCGAAATCCTGGGCCGCACTCTGCTGCCGGTGGTCACGCCGATGATCAACGGGGTCTCCCGCTTCATTCTGTTCCTGCAGCGCATGGCCAAATCAATGCCGGGCGTGACCCGGGTGGTCCTGGGACTGTCCATGGCCCTCGGCACCATTCTGGTCGTGGCCGGAGCCGTCACCGCCGCCGTGGGCATGGTGGGACTCATGCTTCCCGCCATCAAGGCCGGGTTCGTGGCCATCAGCGCCGCGTTGGCCGGGGTGGGTTCGGCGGTCGCGACCTATTTTCTGCCCGTCACCGCGATCATCGCGGGCGTGATCCTCTCGGTGTATCTGCTCAAACGCGCCTGGGAAACCAACTTCGGCGGCATCCAGGACGTCATAACCGGGGCCTGGAACAAGGTCTCGCTGGTGTTCCGGGGGGTCAGAGAGCTGGTGGGTTCGCTCAGCGGCGGCGTCGGGCAGATGTCGGCCGAACTGGCCCAGAAGCTCGAATCCGCCGGACTGATGGGCTTCGTGGTCACCGTCTTCAAAGCCTATTACCGCGTTCGTGAGGCCCTGGCCGGATTGTGGGCCGCGTTCTCCCATGCCTTTGGCCGCATCCGCGCCATCCTCGAACCCACCGTCCGCACCCTGATGAGTGCCTATGCGGCGCTGGCCAGCGCGGTCTTTTCAGTGGTGGAGATCTTCGGCGTTGCCGCCAGCGCCACCGACGGGTCGTCCTGGCGCACCTTCGGCACGGTTATCGGCACCGTCGCCGGTGTGCTTCTGCAGGGGCTGGCATTCGCGCTGAAGATCGTGGCCTGGAACCTGTCGCTCATCGTCCGAGCCCTGGCGGTGGTGGTGCGCAGCGTGGTCTGGGTCGGCAAGGTCATCGTCGGGTCCCTGGTCGGAGCAACCAAGTTCATCTACAAGTTCCTGCTGCCCGTGCGCATGATCGGCGAGGCCTTCGTGGCCGCCGGGAAGATCGTCTATGCGGTCTGGCAAGTGCTGACCGGCGACATTTCCCTGCTGGACGGTCTCAAGGCCATCGGCGGCGCGGTCTACGATTTACTCGCCACCCCGTTCCGCTGGGCGCGGGATGTGGTGGTCGGTGTCTGGAATTTCATTTCCGGGATCTTCACCTCCATCGGACGCCTGGTGGCTGACGCCGCCGGACAGATCGGCCAGGCGATTCTGAATCTGCCGATCATCAGCACCCTGCGAGATCTGTTTGCCACCGTGCGCTCCTTCTTCGCCGGGGATACCACCTTCTTCGAGGCGGGCAAGAAGCTACTGATCACCCTGGGAGAAGGGATCTGGTCGGCGGTGACCTATCCATTCACCATGCTTAAGAACGCCCTCGGCAAGTTGCGCAATCTGCTGCCGTTCTCCGATGCCCGCGAGGGACCACTCGCCAGCCTGACCGCCTCCGGTTCCGCGCTGCTCAAGACCCTCGCCGACGGCATGAGCCTTACCCAGTCGCTGCCCGCGAAAGTGTTCGGCTTCGCCGCTCGCGGGATTCTCTCGGCCGCTGCGGGAACCTGGCAGCAGATCAAAACGGCAGGCGGCAACCTCATGGATGCCGCCTCGGCTCCCTTCCGGATGGCCGGAAAACTCTGGGATGGGTTGACCTCCGGCGCTCAAACCGTCGCGGCCAAGGCCGGTGCCATCTTCGGCGGTCTCAAACAATCCCTGTTTGGCAACACGCCCGAACTGGCGCTCACGCCGCCCCAGGTCAATGCCTGGGACGCGCTGGCCACAGGAGCCGTCAATCTCCGCGACCGGATCGTTGCCACGCTGTCTGCCGTCCCCGGGGCTGTCGGTCGAATCTTTGCCAGTGCCGGTACCGAGGGGCAATCCCTCTGGCAAAGGCTTTCCAGCGGCGCGAGCGCGGGCATCCAGGCACTCAAGGATCGCAGCACCGGGATCGCCAACGGTTTGCTCTCCTCCGCTCGCGCCATGCTGGGAGTCCAGACCCCGATTCCGCAGGTGGCCGAGCAGAAACAACCGCTCGGAGCTACGCCGCCCGCCGAATCGATTGGGCAACGCATCATCGAAAGCGTGCTCAGTCTCATGCCGCGTCTGGACGAGCGCCTGGTGCCCAAGGCTCTGAGCGCCATGCTGATGCTCCAGCCGGTCATGGCCACGGCCGCGCCGCATCCGCAACAGATGAACGGCACCGTGCAGACCGTCGCGGCAGCCGTTGAGCCGGTAAGTAAGAGCTATATCCAGCCGTTTGCGGTGGAACCGGCACCGGAAATCGGAAGTGCCTCTCTGGCTCCGGCCGGGATCGAGCGGCCCAAGACAACCGCGCCGACTCCGATAGCGAAGCCCCTGCAATCCGGACTCACCGAGACGGTGCCTTCCGAACGGTTGATTGCTCCGGCCCGCACCGCTCCCGCGATACTCCTGCGGGCAGAGGAAAGCGGTCCGGGTCTGCGCGAGCTGCTGGAATCGCTGCTCTCGCGCCTCGATGGCCTGGCCGAGCGCCCGGTGGAACTGAGCGTGACCACCAACATCGATGGCCGGAAGGTGGCCGAGGCAGTCTACAAGGACCTTCGCGAGCGGAAGATCAGAAATTACGAAACACTTTGA